Part of the Quercus lobata isolate SW786 chromosome 6, ValleyOak3.0 Primary Assembly, whole genome shotgun sequence genome, TTTTTGGTCGACTTAAGAAGAAAACACCCAAATCTTATCAAAATCCACCCCCCTTTTCCCGTCCcgacaaaacaataaaaaaaaccgTTTTCAAAAGCATGAATGAGAATATTTTATTCCATCCACCATATGCATATCAAATCCGAAGCAAGAGTCAGGAATTGTCAGTACATCAGCAGGGGGAATTTAATGGAGAACTTGATACTAACAACATGCTACAAGAATCTAAGGCCCAGCTCTTTCATCATCCCCTATATTTACATGTGCCATATGTGCTCATTCAGCTTGTGAAATATCAAAGAAGAGCAAGAATCAATTACAGGAGCAAATGGCAACAAAGGCTGGTTCCCTTGGGAACATTTACAGGAGGTTCAAGCCACAACTTCTCATGGTTCTTGCTCAGATAGGctatacatttttatattttatcacaGAAGCTTCCTTCAATCATGGGATGAATCCTCATGTCTACATAACTTACAGACACATTGTAGCTGGAGTAGTCATGTTCCCTTTTGCCTATTTTCTTGAAAGGTACGtatatattttcccctttacaTAATCTCTGTATGACGATGAAGGGCAAAGTGTATGCTTTCGATGTTTAAACTAGTTGTCAAAGATTGATTTTATCTTTGATATATCAATTGTAtgatttatcaaaatattatctTTGAGAGTTTTCTAAAGAATAAAATGGAGGATGGACTAACCAAGAGTTCTGCAATTTAACTGTTTGACACTTCCTAATGTGTTTATGGCATCTAGTGTTCAAATCTTTGCAATTTAACTGTTTGGCACCTCCTAATATGTCTATGACATCTAGTGTTCAAATCATTCATCTTTCGTTATAACTattgaactatatatatatatatatatatatataaagaactGCAATGaacaaatcataaaagaatAGAATTGAATATGGTGTATTATCAACAGTGTGTTACTATTGTATTCTTAACATTCTAGTGtttgttttttcctcttaataaatataaaatagatcTTCTAGAAAAAGAAGTGTAGATGATATTTCACTTCCAATTCATtaaagaaatgagagagagattccTTCTAatcattttattccttttttttttttctttaaaattagaCTCTCAAACAATAGAatagatagaaagaaaatatattttaaaccattcttttcctttcctcccCCTAAATGGACTCACTCAGAATGTGAAATATCACTTTAACAGCTTAATTAGGAGGagggaaaagaatggaataaaaataaatgaaaataataactttagaatattctttctttctcttatatgaaataaaaaagtttattatCTTGTTTGGGAGCTTAAAGTGtgagggaatggaatgggtaaatcattcttttcctttcctccaACCTAAATAGACTCATTCGGAATGTGAAATATCACTTTAACGACTTGTTTAGGAGGagggaaaagaatggaattgaaatgaataaaaagaataattttagaatattcttttaTTCTCTTATATGAAATGGAAAGTTCATTCTCTTGTTTGGGAGCTTAAAGTGGGAGGGAATTGAATGGATAAGCGGAAACACTTATTCTGCTCTATTTTTGctaaacctcaaattttcattccccccatAAATGGAAGGAATTGGAggaaatgaaattagatttaataaattttttactaaaactccaaAACACCTCTATATATTtagccatttattttaaaacaagagtctaatagtaatattgtcataaaatgatttcattcatttccctctatgttactcccaaacaagattacttacttttcattcttttattttaaaacattcaaacaaggttacttaattatattatattcccttttttttccccatttctTTCTCTTACTTAAATACTTTCTATTCCATTCTATTTCTTTCCAATtcaatttcattctcttatgaactcccaaatgaAGCTTAACTAGGTTGTATTTGTCTTCTCATGAAATTTGAGACAACCCGTAACAAAATATAGAattgaaattattgaaaaagtttacaaaataaaggaaaaattaaaattgttgaaaaagggctcaaatttattatttcctcCACTTtccttttataaattataaatcaagTGATTTCTGTAAAATTCCATTATAAATTAACTGAttcaacctttaaaaaaaaaaaaaaattaagaacccTACTACGTCTCATTTAACTGCAATTGCATCTCTACCCCACCTAATTGTCTTGAACCACTACTTACATCTAACCTAATACATCTCATGTAATTAGGGATATTATGTGTTTTACTAAATAAGTCTTACAaattaatatatcaaattttaaacattataataaagtatttaagaaatttatttattatattattgatgtgataccaatcataattaaaatttaaaagaaattttaacaatttctaTTCATCATTCCAAATGTTTTTCAATCATGTCAATGTCGTAACAATTGATCTTTAATTATCTGCTGCAGAAAAGTGAGGCCGAAGCTGACATTGGCTCTTCTGTtggaaatttttgttctttctctccTTGGGTAAGGATTGAATTAAAGACATACTTCTAAATTAAATGCGACATATTGAATAGGCAAAGTGTGTTTCAATTATTGCAGGGTGGGTTTGACCCTAAACATGTATTTTGCAAGTTTGAGATACACCTCTCCTACCTTCGTTGCATCAATGGTCAACACCATAGCTTCCCTGACTTTTGTAATGGCGGTCGTACTAAGGTAGGATTGCTTATTGATGAGCAAAATCCTGGTATTCTTTCAATATATTTATGACTATTTGCTTCACGTTATGTTTTAATCTTCATACAGGATGGAGGTTCTTGATCTTCGAAATCGTCGTGGGATGGCAAAAGTTCTTGGAACTTTGATCTCCTTAGCTGGTGTAATGACAATGACATTTTACAAGGGGCCTATCATGAGAAATCTATGGCACCCTGTAATCCATATTGAAGGAAATACTGCCACACATGAGAACTGGTTAAAGGGTTCTATTCTAACTATTGCAAGCTGCATCACTTGGTCTATATGGTACATCATGCAGGTTTTGCCCCAacttaaaactatgaatagtacTAGTTTCTAAAAGGAGGATTCATTTACATTTTGTAGAGATAGTACAAACCTCTATCTTGGAAAATCAGAAAGATTTTGAAACAATAATCATAAGCAGTGAGAGGCTACAAACATAATTAAACCAGGTTACGTCACAACAACATGGTGGCATACAATAACTACATTATAAAATAAGATACAACAATTCGAGACGCAACAGACGTAACAACTAAAAATAGTCTGAATTTTAAGTATTATTATCACCAATAGTATAGAATTCCTCTGAAAATTGTATAGACAGCAATGTAATCGGCATATGCAGATAATATTCCTCTGAAATTTGTAGGCATTTACATTAAAAAGATATCCTGCCCAACTGTCACTGACTACATGGATGAGCTTCGTTGGAGGAGCACAATCTGCTGTCTTCACAGTTATCATAGAACATAAACCAGCTGCTTGGGCCATAGGATTCAACATTGACTTCTGGTCCACAGTATATGGTGTAAGTATCACTAGTTTACTAATCTAGATATTcaaattgagaaatgctatgttcacaatattttcacaataatttcaaagGGGCAAATTATTACTGGCTATTACTAGTGGGccaaaaagtaatttcaatggtgggttcaaattagaaacAGTAGCAACttaccacttaggatttgttgtaaaaatattgtggacgtaacaattcttattcaaatttaatattttgatcATGGATGTCACATGACAGGGAGTAGTGGTCTCTGGTTTAATCATATTCATTCAATTGTGGTGCACGAAAGAGAAAGGACCAGTGTTTGTGACCATGTTTAATCCACTTTCAACAATATTGGTAGCAATTCTAGCATACTTTGTCCTCGGTGAAAAACTATACATGGGCAGGTAATTCAAAATGCTTATTATTGCTCTTAATTGTTCTATTGCTACTACAAaatatcacaacattttcacaatggTTGAGGTGTCATTATTCTAGAACCCACCACCACTAAAAATAAGattcttgtgaaaatattgtggtattTTGTTGTGTCATGGATCTTCTCTATTGTTCTACCTATATTTGCTCTATTGTTCTACTTATATTTGCATCTAAGCTACTAGCACATACATGCATTCGGAATGTACCAAAAAAGCtttcattattaatttttacaaatggTTGTGCATGCATTTCATATCTACCTAACTGCCAAAGTTGGCGAAAAGTAAATTTAGGACTTCATGTGTGCCTTGTTCAGTGTACTAGGGGCAGTAATAGTCATCATTGGCCTGTATATGCTGCTGTGGGGTAAAGAAAGTGACCAGGACGTCCACAACAATTCCCAAGAGCAACCTTGCTTGCCTTGCAAAGAGCGTAAGGATAACAAAATACTGCTAATTACTTCAGCAGATAAGGAAGTATCACAACGTGAACcttaaaagattttaattattCATCTGAAAGGCATAGAGAGAGGTATCATCGTGATGcaatgcccaaaaaaaaaaaaaaaagaaaccaaattgCAGGACAGcaaaaatcaagagagaaatTTCGAAAGGTGTGTGAACTTCTGCATCAGAGGTATCAGAGAGGTTGAGAAAATAACCCACTGCTACGTATATGTGAGTTTATTCAGCAAATCATGCAAGAATGTCAGATTGatatggaaattgaaaatctttATGTAACATTCGCCCTCAGATCCCCCAATAAATCACAGAATCCAAATTCATCTACATccacttttgttcattttattattCACTTTTTGGTATAAGTTTAAGCTCATCTACATCCACATGCACAGTTCATAGATTATAGCATTCAGACTATCCTAATTCAATAAAGTATTTGAGTAAAAAAGCTAATAGATGGAATGCAACACTGATAATTTCTCCATTTATGGACAAGAAcataaattgtgaaaaatgttttgaCTTAATAAATCCATTGTCTAAGTTGAGCTCCCCTAGAGAAGTGAATTGTCACTGAAATATTAAACATGTAGTTCATCAATGAAACCTCACTGTAATGCGGTCTTCTGTGTTATACATACTCCAATTCATATTTTCTTAGTAGATAACTTTTCGATTCTTCCAGGAAATTTAAAGACTTTCAAACATCTCCAAattggcaaaaaattaaaattgtaaatgTACCCCCAAAAAGTTTATTGCGAGAGACTGCAATATTTTATGTGCACTGAAAGCATACAGTCAACTTAAATGATtgaatttagaaaatcaagGCCACCAAACTGCACATTTTGCCAATGCTGCCATGTATTCGCTaatagttgaatttaaatgcCAGGCATACTGAAACAGCAGCCGTATATACACGTCAACAGGTAACAAAAATGGTGAATGGTAGTAAAATAAAGCATCTAAAATCAATATCAAATAATTATGCAGCAGGGGGCCTGAGCTCATGATCATGAGATGTATCGCGGGCAGCTGG contains:
- the LOC115994754 gene encoding WAT1-related protein At5g07050-like, which produces MATKAGSLGNIYRRFKPQLLMVLAQIGYTFLYFITEASFNHGMNPHVYITYRHIVAGVVMFPFAYFLERKVRPKLTLALLLEIFVLSLLGVGLTLNMYFASLRYTSPTFVASMVNTIASLTFVMAVVLRMEVLDLRNRRGMAKVLGTLISLAGVMTMTFYKGPIMRNLWHPVIHIEGNTATHENWLKGSILTIASCITWSIWYIMQAFTLKRYPAQLSLTTWMSFVGGAQSAVFTVIIEHKPAAWAIGFNIDFWSTVYGGVVVSGLIIFIQLWCTKEKGPVFVTMFNPLSTILVAILAYFVLGEKLYMGSVLGAVIVIIGLYMLLWGKESDQDVHNNSQEQPCLPCKERKDNKILLITSADKEVSQREP